The following coding sequences are from one Lipingzhangella halophila window:
- a CDS encoding Nramp family divalent metal transporter — translation MPIRKMPKAPPSIHLLGPTMFLVALGVGMGESYMWPRLVLLFGPEIRWLFLVGVSLQAVVMLEMSRYVMATGESIFMGAARVFKPAMWFFFITAMLVYIWPGHLSAGAAAFENVTGIPWQGTAITGMILVGVVFTLAKVIYNLLENVLSLLIGVLVVGTSIVAAIVGSFADVLTTITGMFAFGYMPDEALTAAWFPVIVGSIAFAGPSGMQQMWYTLHLRDKQAGMGAHIPQIRGLVNAGEQETMPSRGFMFDTEDPEEMEKWKGWRKWVTFDAIVLFWGITMLVTISFTVIAQASVRIDSNVANVIREGEQDAALQAMAGAFAAAGSPLLGTVFFLFIALIGLNATLGLFDSFSRGQADMTYYFVPGAQRFSLSKLYAMFLWGVIAFGILILLFGPADGPAGILDTLAFLSTFAMGAYCIVLLLVNNLMLPKKIRPGIVSNAIIAFGAVFYLGALLYSLFAFGVVVS, via the coding sequence ATGCCCATCCGCAAGATGCCCAAGGCGCCGCCGTCGATCCACCTCCTGGGGCCGACCATGTTCCTGGTCGCGCTCGGCGTGGGGATGGGCGAGTCCTACATGTGGCCGCGTCTCGTCCTGCTCTTCGGGCCGGAGATTCGCTGGCTCTTCCTGGTCGGCGTCAGCCTGCAGGCCGTGGTCATGCTGGAGATGTCGCGCTATGTCATGGCGACCGGCGAGAGCATCTTCATGGGCGCGGCACGCGTGTTCAAACCGGCCATGTGGTTCTTCTTCATCACGGCCATGTTGGTCTATATCTGGCCGGGCCATCTCTCAGCGGGAGCCGCGGCGTTCGAGAACGTCACGGGCATCCCGTGGCAGGGAACGGCGATCACCGGGATGATCCTGGTCGGTGTGGTCTTCACGCTGGCCAAGGTGATCTACAACCTTCTGGAGAACGTGCTCTCGCTGCTGATCGGCGTTCTTGTCGTCGGCACCTCGATAGTCGCCGCTATTGTCGGCAGCTTCGCGGACGTCCTCACCACGATCACGGGCATGTTCGCCTTCGGCTACATGCCCGACGAAGCGCTGACGGCGGCGTGGTTCCCCGTCATCGTCGGCTCGATCGCGTTCGCGGGCCCCTCCGGTATGCAGCAGATGTGGTACACCCTGCACCTGCGGGACAAGCAGGCCGGCATGGGCGCGCACATCCCGCAGATCCGCGGTCTGGTCAACGCCGGCGAGCAGGAGACCATGCCGTCGCGGGGCTTCATGTTCGACACCGAGGACCCCGAGGAGATGGAGAAGTGGAAGGGGTGGCGCAAATGGGTCACCTTCGACGCCATCGTCCTCTTCTGGGGCATCACGATGCTGGTGACCATCTCGTTCACCGTCATCGCGCAGGCCTCCGTGCGGATCGATTCCAACGTCGCCAATGTCATCCGCGAGGGCGAGCAGGACGCGGCGCTGCAGGCCATGGCCGGCGCGTTCGCCGCGGCGGGAAGCCCGCTCCTCGGAACGGTCTTCTTCCTGTTCATCGCGCTGATCGGCCTGAACGCCACCCTGGGCCTGTTCGACTCGTTCTCGCGCGGCCAGGCGGACATGACGTACTACTTCGTTCCTGGTGCCCAGCGGTTCAGCCTCTCGAAGCTGTACGCGATGTTCCTGTGGGGCGTCATCGCCTTCGGCATCCTGATCCTGCTGTTCGGGCCGGCTGACGGTCCGGCGGGGATCCTGGATACCCTGGCGTTCCTGTCCACCTTCGCCATGGGTGCCTACTGCATCGTGCTGTTGCTGGTGAACAACCTGATGCTGCCAAAGAAGATCCGGCCGGGGATCGTGTCGAACGCCATCATCGCGTTCGGTGCGGTGTTCTACCTCGGCGCCCTGCTCTACTCGCTGTTCGCGTTCGGAGTTGTGGTGAGCTAA
- a CDS encoding TerC/Alx family metal homeostasis membrane protein yields MDVQPWVWITTLVVLISVIAIDFFIVIRNPRAPSMREATLWVSLYVSLAVVFGIGMGFTAGADQSLDFFTGWIVEYSLSVDNLFIFILILGTGFAVPPRHRQRVLLIGIALALLFRGIFIALGAAAVEAFAGVFYLFGAILLYTAWKLITAQEEEEEEYKENVAVRTVRRVLPTTDSYHEAKLTVRLADGKRYVTPMLLVMVAIGLTDIVFALDSIPAIFGITQEPYIVFTANAFALMGLRQLYFLIGGLLDKLIYLSKGLAVVLGFIGVKLVLHAVHETTSVPVPEIPTLVSLVVILVTLTITAVASLAKTGLGKSEAGKSAEPPRQEAAPSDSSGGDDDLDAAGTNVHD; encoded by the coding sequence ATGGATGTCCAACCCTGGGTGTGGATAACGACGTTGGTCGTTCTGATCTCCGTGATCGCGATCGACTTCTTCATCGTTATCCGTAACCCTCGCGCACCATCGATGCGTGAAGCGACGCTCTGGGTTTCCCTGTACGTGTCGCTCGCGGTCGTTTTCGGTATCGGTATGGGTTTCACAGCCGGGGCGGATCAGAGCCTCGATTTCTTCACCGGCTGGATCGTCGAGTACTCGCTGAGTGTCGATAACCTGTTCATTTTTATCCTGATTCTGGGCACCGGATTCGCGGTTCCCCCACGGCATCGCCAGCGCGTGCTGCTGATCGGCATCGCGCTTGCGCTGCTCTTCCGCGGTATCTTCATCGCGCTCGGCGCGGCCGCGGTCGAGGCGTTCGCCGGTGTCTTCTACCTCTTCGGTGCGATCCTGCTGTACACGGCCTGGAAACTGATCACCGCCCAAGAGGAAGAGGAGGAGGAGTACAAAGAGAACGTCGCTGTGCGCACGGTGCGGCGGGTGCTTCCGACCACCGACAGCTATCACGAGGCGAAGCTCACGGTGCGGTTGGCGGACGGCAAGCGGTACGTCACCCCGATGCTGCTCGTCATGGTCGCGATCGGGCTGACGGATATCGTCTTCGCTCTTGACTCGATCCCGGCGATCTTCGGGATCACCCAGGAGCCCTACATCGTGTTCACCGCCAACGCGTTCGCGCTCATGGGACTACGCCAGCTCTACTTCCTCATCGGCGGCCTCCTGGACAAGCTCATCTACCTGAGCAAGGGGCTTGCCGTAGTCCTCGGTTTCATCGGCGTCAAACTCGTGCTGCACGCCGTGCACGAGACCACCAGTGTGCCCGTGCCGGAGATTCCGACTCTGGTCTCCCTCGTGGTGATCCTCGTGACCCTCACCATCACCGCGGTTGCCAGCCTGGCCAAGACCGGGCTGGGCAAGAGCGAAGCGGGCAAGAGCGCGGAACCCCCGCGGCAGGAGGCAGCGCCCTCGGACTCCTCGGGCGGGGACGACGACCTCGACGCCGCTGGAACGAACGTCCACGACTAG
- a CDS encoding GntR family transcriptional regulator — MQSTELAQDMLGRRIDRPVPLRERVYEAMQELIISGNLAPGQHLVESELAETLGVSRQPVREALQLLNSDGWVDLRPGYGAFVHAPTNQEVDQLLAVRSVLEGESARLAAQLADADGIARLNELCDEGEAAIAADDIDRIVAANAELHRYVTELSDNKVLLDFVSQVDRRVRWYYTPIARQRGMDSWREHRRLIDAIERGDSELASTIMREHTNRTRQSYLEQLQANPKDEAPAVPMRRRRRTAPRD; from the coding sequence ATGCAGTCGACCGAGTTGGCCCAGGACATGCTGGGACGCCGGATCGATCGACCGGTACCACTTCGAGAGCGCGTCTACGAGGCCATGCAGGAGCTGATTATCTCGGGCAACCTCGCGCCCGGGCAGCACCTCGTGGAGAGCGAGCTCGCCGAGACCCTCGGTGTTTCCCGGCAGCCGGTCCGCGAGGCGCTGCAGCTCCTGAACTCCGACGGCTGGGTCGACCTGCGTCCCGGGTACGGGGCGTTCGTGCACGCGCCGACCAACCAGGAAGTCGACCAGTTGCTCGCTGTGCGCAGCGTCCTGGAGGGCGAGTCCGCCCGGCTGGCCGCGCAGCTCGCCGACGCCGACGGAATCGCGCGGCTGAACGAGCTGTGCGACGAGGGTGAGGCGGCGATCGCCGCCGACGACATCGACCGCATCGTCGCCGCGAATGCCGAGCTGCACCGGTACGTCACCGAGTTGTCCGACAACAAGGTCCTGCTCGACTTCGTCAGCCAGGTCGATCGACGCGTGCGCTGGTACTACACGCCCATCGCCCGGCAACGGGGCATGGACTCCTGGCGGGAGCACCGCCGGCTGATCGACGCGATCGAGCGCGGCGACAGCGAGCTGGCCTCCACGATCATGCGCGAGCACACCAACCGGACCCGCCAGTCCTACCTGGAGCAGCTCCAGGCCAATCCGAAGGACGAAGCACCGGCGGTGCCGATGCGGCGGCGAAGGAGAACAGCTCCGCGTGACTAG
- a CDS encoding LLM class F420-dependent oxidoreductase has protein sequence MRVGMQVPSFTWDGGADSIGPTFGGIARRADQAGLDSLWVMDHFFQIGVVGQPEEPMLEGYTALSYAAALTERITLGTLVTGVTYRHPGVLAKTVTTLDVLSGGRAWLGIGAAWNEVESRGLGIPFPPLAERFEKLEDTLRIVHQMWAGDESPFQGTHHSLERPLNSPPAVRRPHPPILIGGSGEKKTLRFVAKYADACNLFDSEELPRKLDVLRQHCEAEGRDYAEIEKTALTFLSGDGSVNQAVDSIGRLAERGVDQVIFSQATGQDFPELLGEARAQTSGITPAGR, from the coding sequence ATGCGTGTTGGTATGCAGGTTCCCAGCTTCACCTGGGACGGTGGGGCGGACAGTATCGGCCCGACGTTCGGCGGGATCGCGCGCCGGGCCGACCAGGCAGGGCTCGACTCGTTGTGGGTTATGGACCACTTCTTCCAGATCGGGGTGGTGGGCCAACCCGAAGAGCCCATGCTGGAGGGATACACCGCGTTGTCGTACGCGGCGGCGCTCACCGAGCGGATCACGCTCGGCACACTTGTCACCGGAGTGACCTATCGGCACCCCGGTGTCCTGGCCAAGACGGTGACGACGTTGGACGTCCTCTCGGGCGGCCGGGCCTGGCTGGGCATCGGTGCGGCGTGGAACGAGGTTGAGTCGCGCGGCCTCGGGATCCCGTTTCCCCCGCTGGCGGAGCGGTTCGAGAAGCTGGAGGACACGCTGCGGATCGTGCACCAGATGTGGGCCGGGGACGAGAGCCCGTTCCAGGGCACCCACCACTCCCTGGAGCGTCCCCTCAACTCGCCGCCGGCCGTGCGCCGTCCGCACCCGCCGATCCTGATCGGCGGCAGTGGCGAGAAGAAGACGCTGCGGTTCGTCGCCAAGTACGCCGACGCCTGCAACCTCTTCGACTCCGAGGAACTGCCGAGGAAGCTGGACGTGCTGCGGCAGCACTGCGAGGCGGAGGGCCGCGACTACGCCGAGATCGAGAAGACAGCGCTGACGTTCCTGTCCGGCGACGGAAGCGTCAACCAGGCGGTCGACTCCATCGGCCGGCTCGCGGAACGCGGCGTTGACCAGGTCATCTTCTCCCAGGCGACCGGCCAGGACTTCCCCGAGCTGCTCGGTGAAGCGCGCGCCCAGACCAGCGGGATCACGCCCGCCGGTCGCTGA
- a CDS encoding SRPBCC family protein, which produces MAEDRIERDIFVAAPVERVWDVLTEAEHIAGWFGDSARVDTLEPGGTIWLGWAEYGEYPAVIDRVEPPRAFAFRWTADANDHPGAVSEHPREGNSTLVEFTLSTEAGGTRLSVVESGFTTLGVPAEQQEQARKQNIEGWDIELDELREYAERPADALTA; this is translated from the coding sequence ATGGCGGAAGACCGGATCGAGCGCGACATCTTCGTCGCGGCTCCTGTGGAACGGGTGTGGGACGTGCTCACCGAGGCTGAGCACATCGCCGGGTGGTTCGGCGACAGCGCGCGGGTCGACACCCTGGAGCCCGGCGGGACCATATGGCTGGGCTGGGCCGAGTACGGGGAGTACCCCGCGGTGATCGACCGGGTGGAACCGCCGCGGGCGTTCGCGTTCCGCTGGACGGCCGACGCCAACGACCACCCGGGTGCGGTGAGCGAGCACCCGCGCGAGGGCAACTCCACGCTCGTGGAGTTCACGCTGTCGACCGAGGCCGGCGGGACCCGGCTGTCCGTGGTCGAGAGCGGTTTCACGACCCTGGGTGTGCCGGCGGAGCAGCAGGAGCAGGCCCGGAAGCAGAACATCGAAGGGTGGGACATCGAGCTGGACGAGCTGCGGGAGTACGCCGAACGCCCTGCGGACGCGCTGACGGCGTGA
- a CDS encoding ArsR/SmtB family transcription factor, with translation MTGDGVAEADVLAALADPTRRDLLEALAVHGTASATALSAELPVSRQAVVKHLAVLDRAGLVHSHREGREVRYSVRTAPLNATARWIDALAQRWERRLDAIKNLAEQEEPGGDRHR, from the coding sequence GTGACTGGGGACGGCGTTGCGGAGGCGGACGTCCTGGCCGCGTTGGCCGATCCGACGCGCCGCGACCTGTTGGAGGCGCTCGCCGTGCACGGGACGGCGAGCGCCACGGCCCTGTCGGCCGAGCTTCCGGTAAGCCGGCAGGCCGTGGTCAAGCACCTCGCCGTCCTCGACCGGGCCGGGCTGGTCCACAGCCACCGGGAAGGTCGTGAGGTGCGCTACTCGGTTCGGACCGCCCCGCTGAACGCGACCGCGCGCTGGATAGACGCCCTCGCGCAACGGTGGGAGCGCCGTCTGGACGCCATCAAGAATCTGGCGGAACAGGAGGAGCCGGGCGGGGACCGGCATCGCTAG
- a CDS encoding 6-phospho-beta-glucosidase yields MRLAILGGGGFRVPLVHRALLGDTLRPGGAAISEVVLYDSDACRLRAISAVLDQQRTAHRAAHGEPPLTVRALTDLDEALRGCDMVFSAIRVGGMPGRVLDERVALDAGVLGQETVGAGGISYGLRTLPVAELLARSIATNAPGAWVVNFTNPAGLVTEAMSEVLADRVIGICDSPLGLGRRAARAIGADPAGARFDYAGLNHLGWLTGLWAGGRDRLPELLADEGALDSFEEGRLFGADWVRAIGALPNEYLHYYYMAREAHAAVAETVAGGGPTRGEQLVAQQDTFYRAAAAHPDQAFELWDRARLERERSYMADSRRAAGDVQRSEEDLDGGGYEEVALAVMRAVARDEPARLVLNTRNRGAIAGLDGDAVVEVPCLVDGSGARPLAVGRLSGHQAGLVHAVKAVERDVIEAVRSGSRAAALRAFATHPLVDSVTTASDLLRGYLKAFPELRNTLPQP; encoded by the coding sequence GTGCGCTTGGCGATCCTTGGCGGTGGCGGGTTCCGCGTCCCGTTGGTGCACCGCGCACTGCTCGGCGACACTCTGCGCCCGGGCGGGGCGGCGATCAGCGAGGTCGTGCTGTACGACTCCGACGCGTGCCGGCTGCGCGCGATCAGCGCGGTCCTCGACCAGCAGCGCACGGCACACCGCGCTGCCCATGGCGAGCCCCCACTGACCGTGCGCGCACTGACCGATCTCGACGAGGCGCTGCGCGGCTGCGACATGGTCTTCTCGGCGATCCGCGTGGGCGGGATGCCGGGCCGGGTGCTCGACGAGCGCGTGGCGCTGGACGCGGGGGTGCTGGGCCAGGAGACCGTCGGCGCCGGCGGGATCAGCTACGGGCTGCGCACCCTCCCCGTGGCCGAACTCCTGGCGCGGTCGATCGCCACCAACGCCCCCGGCGCCTGGGTGGTGAACTTCACCAACCCGGCCGGGCTGGTCACCGAGGCGATGTCGGAGGTGCTCGCGGACCGGGTCATCGGCATCTGCGACTCCCCGCTCGGCCTGGGCCGGAGGGCCGCCCGAGCCATCGGGGCGGACCCGGCCGGCGCACGCTTCGACTACGCGGGCCTGAACCACCTGGGCTGGCTGACCGGCCTCTGGGCGGGTGGCCGCGACCGGCTCCCGGAACTGCTCGCTGACGAGGGCGCGCTCGACTCGTTCGAGGAGGGGCGCCTCTTCGGTGCCGACTGGGTGCGCGCGATCGGCGCCCTGCCCAACGAGTACCTGCACTACTACTACATGGCGCGCGAGGCGCACGCGGCCGTCGCCGAAACGGTGGCCGGCGGCGGACCGACCCGCGGCGAGCAACTCGTCGCCCAGCAGGACACGTTCTACCGTGCGGCCGCGGCACATCCCGACCAGGCGTTCGAGTTGTGGGACCGGGCCCGGCTGGAGCGCGAGCGGAGCTACATGGCCGACAGCCGCCGCGCCGCGGGGGACGTCCAGCGCAGCGAGGAGGACCTCGACGGCGGCGGGTACGAGGAGGTGGCCCTCGCGGTCATGCGCGCCGTCGCCCGCGACGAACCGGCGCGGCTGGTCCTGAACACGCGCAACCGGGGCGCCATCGCCGGCCTGGACGGCGACGCGGTCGTTGAGGTCCCGTGCCTGGTCGACGGGAGCGGCGCACGCCCACTCGCTGTGGGCCGGTTGAGCGGACACCAGGCTGGGCTGGTGCACGCGGTCAAGGCGGTGGAACGCGACGTGATCGAGGCCGTACGCTCAGGCTCGCGCGCGGCCGCCCTGCGCGCGTTCGCCACCCACCCGCTGGTGGACTCCGTGACGACGGCGAGCGACCTGCTGCGCGGCTACCTGAAAGCGTTCCCCGAACTGCGGAACACGCTGCCACAGCCCTGA
- a CDS encoding carbohydrate kinase family protein, whose product MASQTRAEGEGHATEQGYDKLESTPLVGERRDVLAGAREPDSPAIDLALSGTVFFDIVLTGLAAPPASGTEVPAEGMGSCPGGVANLAVAASRLGLRTAVSAAFGEDVYGEFSWETLEEQEKVDLSASRRIADWHSPFTVSLAYRGDRSLVTHEHPSPVPLWDMARGLPQARAAFVSLCAGDEVPEWAHAQAANGAKIFADVGWDDSQTWCDSVLEQLEHCYAFVPNAIEAMSYTRTGSPASALALLAERVPVAVVTDGPRGAMAVDQVTGESAEVDGLVMDTIDTTGAGDVFCAGFVVGTLAGWPLEQRLRFSNLAAALSVQHTGGSLSAPGWADIAAWWVHTHAGHSETDRRLAREYAFLAELVPMPWLPTEQRRASATIGLRH is encoded by the coding sequence ATGGCGAGTCAGACGCGCGCCGAAGGAGAGGGGCACGCCACGGAGCAGGGTTACGACAAGCTGGAGTCCACCCCGCTCGTCGGCGAACGGCGCGATGTGTTGGCGGGGGCCCGTGAGCCGGACAGCCCCGCGATCGACCTCGCGCTGAGCGGCACCGTTTTCTTCGACATCGTCCTCACCGGGCTGGCGGCGCCACCCGCGTCGGGAACCGAGGTCCCGGCCGAAGGCATGGGCTCCTGCCCGGGCGGGGTGGCCAACCTGGCGGTCGCCGCGTCCCGGCTCGGGCTGCGCACGGCCGTGTCCGCCGCCTTCGGGGAGGACGTCTACGGCGAGTTCTCGTGGGAGACGCTGGAAGAGCAGGAGAAGGTGGACCTTTCGGCGTCGCGGCGCATCGCCGACTGGCATTCCCCGTTCACCGTCTCGCTGGCCTACCGCGGCGACCGCAGCCTGGTGACCCACGAGCACCCGTCGCCGGTTCCCCTGTGGGACATGGCGCGGGGTCTGCCGCAGGCGCGCGCGGCGTTCGTGAGCCTGTGCGCCGGGGACGAGGTCCCCGAATGGGCGCACGCCCAGGCGGCCAACGGAGCGAAGATCTTCGCCGATGTCGGGTGGGACGACAGCCAGACGTGGTGCGACTCCGTACTGGAGCAGTTGGAGCACTGCTACGCGTTTGTCCCCAACGCCATCGAGGCGATGTCCTACACCCGTACGGGCAGCCCGGCGTCGGCGCTCGCACTGCTCGCCGAGCGCGTGCCGGTGGCGGTCGTCACCGACGGTCCCCGCGGCGCAATGGCGGTCGACCAGGTCACGGGGGAGAGTGCCGAGGTCGACGGCCTCGTCATGGACACCATCGACACCACCGGGGCGGGTGACGTGTTCTGCGCCGGGTTCGTCGTCGGAACGCTCGCCGGGTGGCCGCTGGAGCAGCGCCTGCGGTTCTCGAACCTGGCGGCGGCGTTGTCGGTGCAGCACACCGGAGGGTCGCTCTCGGCTCCGGGGTGGGCGGACATCGCGGCATGGTGGGTGCACACGCACGCGGGACACAGCGAGACCGATCGGCGGCTGGCGCGCGAGTACGCGTTCCTCGCGGAACTCGTTCCGATGCCGTGGCTTCCCACCGAGCAGCGGCGGGCCAGCGCGACGATCGGGCTGCGGCACTGA
- a CDS encoding exonuclease domain-containing protein: MRNRYPGTCTTCGTAVATGAGVVLRENGRWRSYCSEHEPRPTPPPRGDHPGWHTRPIVGYDCETSSNDPREAFLVSAALVDASGTSRAWLVNPGDREIPADAVEIHGISTEAARAEGAPAEEALGEIAEAVTELLAAGTGMAIFNAPFDLGVLAAELRRHDLKPLTERLSGAPRPIIDPLVIDRGVDPYRRGPRNLGAMCEFYGVALAGAHTAHGDAAACLELSREIGARHPDLAGMSLSDLHDRQIQWALDYARNRQRWLDERRPGHGTVIDGTWPLSP; this comes from the coding sequence ATGCGCAATCGCTATCCGGGCACCTGCACCACGTGCGGGACCGCCGTGGCCACCGGGGCCGGCGTGGTGCTCAGGGAAAACGGGCGGTGGCGCAGCTACTGCTCCGAGCACGAGCCCCGTCCGACCCCGCCGCCGCGCGGTGACCACCCCGGCTGGCACACCCGCCCCATCGTCGGCTACGACTGCGAAACCTCGTCGAACGACCCACGCGAGGCGTTCCTCGTCTCGGCGGCGCTGGTCGACGCCTCGGGCACCAGCCGTGCCTGGCTCGTCAACCCGGGCGACCGTGAGATCCCCGCTGACGCCGTCGAGATCCACGGCATCAGCACCGAGGCCGCCCGTGCCGAGGGTGCACCGGCCGAGGAGGCCCTCGGGGAGATCGCCGAGGCGGTCACCGAACTGCTGGCGGCCGGCACCGGGATGGCGATCTTCAACGCGCCGTTCGACCTCGGCGTGCTCGCCGCCGAGCTACGGCGGCACGACCTCAAACCGCTCACCGAACGGCTGTCCGGTGCGCCGCGCCCCATCATCGACCCCCTGGTCATCGACCGCGGTGTCGACCCCTACCGGCGGGGCCCGCGCAACCTGGGTGCCATGTGCGAGTTCTACGGGGTAGCGCTGGCCGGCGCGCACACCGCGCACGGCGACGCCGCCGCGTGCCTGGAGCTGTCGCGCGAAATCGGCGCGCGCCACCCCGACCTCGCCGGAATGAGCCTGTCCGACCTGCACGACCGTCAGATCCAGTGGGCGCTCGACTACGCACGCAACCGCCAGCGGTGGCTCGACGAGCGCAGACCCGGGCACGGAACAGTCATCGACGGGACCTGGCCGCTCTCCCCGTGA